A genomic window from Flavobacterium hankyongi includes:
- the rpmF gene encoding 50S ribosomal protein L32, translating to MAHPKRKTSKTRRDKRRTHYKATVAQIATCPVTGEAHLYHRAYWHEGKMYYRGQVVIDKSVAVA from the coding sequence ATGGCACATCCTAAGAGAAAAACCTCGAAAACAAGAAGAGATAAAAGAAGAACTCATTATAAAGCAACTGTTGCTCAAATCGCAACATGTCCAGTAACTGGAGAAGCACATTTATACCACAGAGCTTACTGGCATGAAGGTAAAATGTACTACAGAGGTCAAGTAGTTATCGATAAATCTGTAGCTGTTGCTTAA
- a CDS encoding beta-ketoacyl-ACP synthase III: MSTITAAITAVGAYVPDFVLSNQVLETMIDTNDEWITTRTGIKERRILKEKGKGTSFLAIKAAQNLIEKSGINPEDIDLVLLATATPDMPVASTGVYVATQIGAVNAFAYDLQAACSSFLYGMSTAAAYIQSGRYKKVLLIGADKMSSIIDYTDRATCIIFGDGAGAVLFEPNEEGLGLQDEYLRSDGIGREYLKIDAGGSILPASLETVQNGQHTVFQDGKTVFKYAVSGMADVSEKIMQRNNLTHNDVNWLLAHQANKRIIDATAERMGLDESKVLINIHRYGNTTSGTLPLLMHDFEKQFKKGDNLIFAAFGGGFTWGSIYLKWAYDTK; the protein is encoded by the coding sequence ATGAGTACAATAACTGCCGCAATAACCGCCGTTGGTGCGTATGTTCCTGATTTTGTTCTTTCTAACCAAGTGTTAGAAACAATGATTGATACAAATGATGAGTGGATCACCACAAGAACAGGAATCAAAGAAAGAAGAATTTTAAAAGAAAAGGGCAAGGGAACTTCATTTCTTGCTATAAAAGCAGCTCAAAATCTTATCGAAAAATCAGGAATTAATCCTGAAGATATCGATTTAGTATTGTTGGCGACTGCAACTCCAGATATGCCAGTAGCCTCTACAGGTGTGTATGTGGCAACACAAATTGGGGCGGTAAATGCTTTTGCTTATGATTTACAAGCAGCGTGTTCTAGTTTTTTATATGGTATGTCAACAGCTGCAGCATACATTCAATCAGGAAGATACAAAAAAGTACTTTTAATTGGGGCAGACAAAATGTCTTCAATTATCGATTATACAGACAGAGCAACCTGCATTATCTTTGGAGATGGTGCAGGTGCTGTTCTTTTTGAACCTAACGAAGAAGGTTTAGGACTTCAAGATGAGTACTTGCGCTCTGATGGTATTGGTCGTGAATATTTAAAAATTGATGCAGGAGGTTCAATCCTTCCAGCATCTTTAGAAACTGTTCAAAATGGTCAGCATACTGTTTTTCAAGATGGAAAGACTGTATTTAAATATGCTGTTTCTGGAATGGCTGATGTGAGCGAAAAAATCATGCAAAGAAATAATTTGACACACAACGATGTCAATTGGTTGTTAGCACATCAGGCTAATAAAAGAATTATCGATGCAACAGCTGAGCGTATGGGGTTGGATGAATCAAAAGTCCTAATCAATATCCACCGTTACGGGAATACTACATCAGGGACATTGCCATTGTTAATGCATGATTTCGAAAAGCAATTTAAAAAAGGAGATAATCTTATATTTGCCGCTTTTGGTGGAGGATTCACTTGGGGATCTATCTACTTAAAATGGGCTTATGATACTAAATAA
- the accB gene encoding acetyl-CoA carboxylase biotin carboxyl carrier protein, which yields MDIREIQNLIKFVAKSGATEVKLEMDDFKITIKTTTEGAETTYVQHVPMQPAIPQIPVAANPVATTPVAATPVAEAVGDDTSKYITVKSPMIGTFYRKPAPDKPMFVEVGSTISKGDTLCVIEAMKLFNEIESEVSGKIVKVLVDDSSPVEFDQPLFLVDPS from the coding sequence ATGGATATTAGAGAAATTCAAAACCTAATCAAATTTGTAGCAAAATCAGGAGCTACGGAAGTAAAATTAGAGATGGATGATTTCAAAATCACTATCAAAACAACAACAGAAGGAGCTGAAACAACGTATGTACAACATGTACCTATGCAACCTGCAATTCCGCAAATCCCTGTGGCTGCGAATCCAGTAGCTACTACTCCGGTTGCTGCTACTCCAGTTGCTGAAGCTGTTGGTGATGATACATCAAAATATATTACAGTGAAGTCACCAATGATTGGTACTTTCTACCGTAAGCCAGCTCCAGACAAACCAATGTTTGTTGAAGTAGGTTCTACAATTTCTAAAGGAGACACTTTGTGTGTTATCGAAGCTATGAAATTATTCAACGAAATTGAAAGTGAAGTTTCTGGAAAAATCGTTAAAGTATTAGTTGATGATTCATCTCCAGTTGAATTTGATCAACCATTATTCTTAGTAGATCCATCTTAA